CAACACATTGTAGCAACAATCCCCATCTTAATTGTGATAAAATACAATTGAGATGGGGTGATTTTTGTGGACAAATATATACTAATGAAGGAAGTAGAAAAATTAGGCTCTTTGTCAAGTAGTGGGGTGGGTATTCTGAATGCCCACCTTTTTAGTTTTTTCAAGCATACATTAAATGTTATACATACCTATTATAGGTAAGCTACTGCAAAAAACCAATACCACACCCGCCCACTCATATAGTGGGTTTTTAAATATTCAAACTTTTCAACTTATCTACCACAACTGTACAAAATCCTCTTCCTGAATCTCTCAAAATTCCTGTATCCAAATCCATTCCTTTTTAGTACCTTTATTTTGTTGTTAAAACCCTCTGTCATACTATTAGTATACGGAACATCAAATGCATTTACTATCTCAGAAAACCAGCTCCTAAAAACCTTTACACATCTCATAAATTCAGAAAGTCCACTTTGCTCTGCTTTCTCTATCCACTTTTTTAGTTTAAGTTTCGCTTCTTCAGAATTACTGCTCTTTAACACTCTCTTAAATTCTTCTTTGAGTTGATGGGCTTTCCTCAAATCTTGGCTGCAGAAAAACATTACTTCTAATTCTTCTCTTTGCTCAGGTTCAAGTTCTTCATAACTCTTCAATAATAACTTCCTGCTCCTTTTAAAATACTTCCTCAAATTACTTCCTAATTCCTTTTGTACCCTTTTCCTCACATTTTCTAAAGCCCAATAAACGTATCGGGTAAAATGAAATTTGTCTATCACTATTTTAGCATTTTTAAAATACGTTTTTGCTACCTCTACAAATGGTCTCCACATATCACAGATAAAATATTTTACTT
The Caldicellulosiruptor morganii DNA segment above includes these coding regions:
- a CDS encoding ISL3 family transposase, with the protein product MNENESEIELHISQEQKPHKCPKCGNITSKVHDYHTQKVKDVPIMGKKTYLIIRKRRYVCKACGKKFFEHISFLGKSQRMTNRLAAYIISQLGSLTSMKEIAKHTNVSVTTVMRLFDKVNPGQTLDEFSSEAICVDEFKGNAGGAKYQCIIVDPVKGQIIEILRDRKQNILIEYFKRLKGRDKVKYFICDMWRPFVEVAKTYFKNAKIVIDKFHFTRYVYWALENVRKRVQKELGSNLRKYFKRSRKLLLKSYEELEPEQREELEVMFFCSQDLRKAHQLKEEFKRVLKSSNSEEAKLKLKKWIEKAEQSGLSEFMRCVKVFRSWFSEIVNAFDVPYTNSMTEGFNNKIKVLKRNGFGYRNFERFRKRILYSCGR